A portion of the Paenibacillus sp. PvR098 genome contains these proteins:
- the cmpA gene encoding cortex morphogenetic protein CmpA translates to MPQWLCNQLMRAFYNKNHRQIRLLNDCWFFYRTRKPDAHSTESQLH, encoded by the coding sequence TTGCCACAGTGGCTATGCAACCAACTGATGCGCGCTTTTTACAACAAAAACCACCGGCAAATCCGTTTGCTTAACGATTGCTGGTTCTTTTACCGGACGCGTAAACCTGATGCGCACTCCACGGAATCCCAGCTTCATTGA
- a CDS encoding hydrolase/acyltransferase, translated as MPKMKHALLQHNDQLEFVEMPTTHMYQLAALNQRLHKELDKLTIPSKPALPVFIAEFEQLEIVHPAHKLQHGLDYINRLEKTFSALQEQEKEYPLISLLTEIRALQAQLEQWYEEEEDLA; from the coding sequence ATGCCCAAAATGAAACATGCATTGCTTCAACATAACGACCAATTGGAATTCGTCGAAATGCCAACAACTCATATGTACCAATTGGCCGCACTCAATCAAAGGCTGCATAAAGAGCTTGACAAGCTAACCATCCCGTCCAAACCGGCGTTACCGGTATTTATTGCGGAATTCGAGCAGCTTGAGATCGTCCATCCAGCACATAAGCTGCAGCATGGCCTGGATTACATCAACAGACTCGAGAAAACCTTCTCTGCCCTTCAGGAGCAGGAAAAGGAGTACCCTCTGATTTCCCTCCTTACGGAAATTCGTGCGCTTCAAGCTCAGCTTGAGCAGTGGTACGAAGAGGAAGAAGACCTTGCTTAA
- a CDS encoding SprT family protein gives MDDRQLQLWVEQISLSSFGLPFQHRARFNRRLRSTGGRYFTRTHDIEISWLQYEQFGEQDVEKIIKHELCHYHLHLRGRGYQHRDMDFKQLLAKVGGTRYCRSLPQTLQRKEPYRYKLVCVSCKAEYLRKRKADPKKYVCGHCKGKLRLLALDLEHHS, from the coding sequence ATGGATGACCGGCAGCTCCAGCTGTGGGTGGAGCAAATATCGCTGTCGTCGTTTGGGCTTCCTTTTCAACACCGTGCTCGGTTTAACCGGCGGCTGCGTTCTACAGGTGGGAGATATTTTACCCGAACGCATGATATTGAGATCAGTTGGCTTCAGTACGAGCAGTTCGGCGAACAAGACGTGGAGAAGATCATCAAGCATGAGCTGTGCCACTACCATTTGCATCTGCGGGGAAGGGGCTATCAGCATCGGGACATGGACTTTAAACAGCTGCTTGCCAAAGTGGGCGGAACGCGCTACTGCAGGTCGCTGCCCCAGACGCTGCAGCGCAAGGAGCCGTATCGGTACAAGCTTGTATGTGTGAGCTGCAAGGCAGAGTATCTGCGCAAAAGAAAGGCCGATCCGAAAAAATACGTGTGTGGACATTGCAAGGGCAAATTGAGACTGCTCGCACTTGACTTGGAACACCATTCATGA
- a CDS encoding YitT family protein, with protein sequence MLYHKIAALIAGSLLIAVGVNCFLMPFKVLDGGIIGIALIMNYLFKVQVGLVIILCSIPIFTLAWFYCRELVYNSLHGMLLSSYLIDLLEPFHYYFIYYVKLSPWSSAVLGGLIVGVGIGIMLRYDTSTGGTDLFAQFLSRYVPFNVGVIILMLDTVIVSFGGLLLSAETFVLSIITISVGGMATTLCTLK encoded by the coding sequence TTGCTGTACCATAAAATCGCCGCACTCATTGCGGGAAGTTTATTGATCGCGGTCGGTGTGAATTGTTTTCTGATGCCATTTAAGGTGTTGGACGGAGGAATCATCGGAATTGCTCTCATCATGAACTATTTATTCAAGGTTCAAGTGGGACTTGTTATTATTTTATGCAGTATTCCCATCTTTACATTGGCTTGGTTTTATTGTCGTGAACTGGTTTACAACAGTTTGCATGGGATGCTGCTGTCCTCTTATTTGATCGACTTGCTGGAACCATTCCATTATTATTTCATCTATTATGTGAAATTGAGCCCATGGAGCAGTGCTGTCCTTGGGGGCCTGATTGTTGGCGTAGGTATCGGAATCATGCTGAGATACGACACCAGCACAGGGGGGACGGATTTGTTTGCTCAATTTCTTTCTCGCTACGTCCCTTTTAATGTGGGAGTCATCATCTTAATGTTGGATACCGTGATCGTTAGCTTTGGAGGACTTCTCTTATCGGCAGAGACCTTTGTTCTATCCATTATTACGATATCTGTTGGAGGGATGGCCACAACCCTTTGTACGCTCAAATAA
- a CDS encoding putative motility protein yields the protein MQLNGALNAISSGDALKQAVGITLLSKMKDTQTEQMAVMLQDFAAAQHSYLGKSLDIRV from the coding sequence ATGCAGCTGAATGGGGCATTGAATGCGATCTCGAGCGGTGACGCTTTGAAGCAAGCGGTCGGGATTACGCTGCTCAGCAAAATGAAGGATACGCAAACCGAGCAGATGGCAGTGATGCTGCAGGATTTCGCTGCTGCGCAGCATTCGTATTTAGGCAAGAGCCTGGATATTCGAGTATAA
- a CDS encoding S-layer homology domain-containing protein, protein MRKTSSPVWRKLVLLVSFTLLLSLLPAPALSADSGFRDVDPQRYAWAISSIRQMTDKQVLTGYPDGLFRPGQTISKAEWTVMIHRLFNKYRPNQYAVGMEKISYFTDVPTLHWAHRPITDIYDASFRIGGYGVSRTGDLAFRPDQAMSRLQLAQMLYSFFNSRLMDRRLSENDVCAVLMEFKDVPVRLFTDAAEYDSAQADGRYEAGGLMDIESTNVYPSLFLGNHASNCKFGDDLLSNVQSTALISLKANGIMTPNDDGYFRPKDRVTRAEAVTILERIYNYLNNNGLLSDYTSVDLKASGSSGGLSGTGGGSPTSGGGSFNNNPSSNVIVPPNPGGGAGSAGSSGGVNNPNPEWSDKSVIRVTDYFNDQGIIVKNVKLSGEIETAVQPNGKNYLTIDLKSQEKVDLYIVLDGRVGFVKQEELPLTLPLNGIGIVGIRSQKRDMNSPRTTEYNATLSVGLYDEDPGTGKKRK, encoded by the coding sequence ATGAGAAAAACTAGCAGCCCTGTGTGGCGCAAGCTCGTGCTTCTGGTTTCATTCACTCTTTTGCTGTCGTTACTGCCGGCGCCTGCTTTAAGTGCGGACAGCGGCTTCAGGGATGTAGATCCACAGCGTTACGCTTGGGCGATAAGCTCCATTCGTCAGATGACGGACAAGCAGGTGTTGACCGGATATCCCGATGGTCTGTTTAGGCCCGGCCAAACGATCAGCAAAGCAGAGTGGACGGTGATGATCCACCGTTTGTTTAATAAGTACCGCCCCAATCAGTATGCCGTGGGAATGGAGAAAATCAGCTATTTTACGGACGTGCCAACGCTGCACTGGGCACATCGGCCCATTACCGATATCTATGATGCTTCCTTTCGGATCGGCGGTTACGGTGTAAGCCGAACGGGGGATCTGGCCTTCCGGCCCGATCAAGCAATGAGCCGATTGCAGCTTGCGCAGATGCTCTATTCCTTCTTTAATTCGCGGTTGATGGACCGCCGGCTGAGTGAAAACGATGTGTGCGCTGTATTGATGGAATTTAAAGATGTCCCTGTGAGGCTGTTTACGGACGCGGCAGAATATGATTCCGCTCAAGCCGATGGACGATACGAAGCGGGAGGCTTGATGGACATCGAAAGCACCAATGTATATCCGTCCCTCTTTCTAGGCAATCATGCCAGCAACTGTAAGTTCGGAGACGACTTGCTCTCGAATGTGCAATCTACGGCGCTGATCAGTCTAAAGGCTAACGGCATCATGACACCGAACGACGATGGATACTTCCGGCCGAAGGACCGGGTAACCCGTGCGGAGGCGGTGACGATTCTTGAACGGATTTACAACTATCTTAATAATAATGGCTTACTCTCGGATTATACGTCGGTTGATCTCAAGGCTTCTGGTTCAAGTGGCGGTTTAAGCGGAACGGGCGGGGGATCGCCCACATCAGGAGGCGGCTCCTTCAACAACAATCCGAGCAGCAATGTCATCGTTCCGCCGAACCCTGGCGGGGGAGCTGGAAGCGCGGGCAGCTCAGGCGGCGTGAATAACCCAAACCCGGAGTGGTCGGATAAATCGGTGATCCGTGTAACGGATTATTTTAATGATCAGGGGATTATCGTGAAGAACGTGAAGCTGTCCGGGGAAATTGAGACGGCGGTTCAGCCTAACGGGAAAAACTACTTGACCATCGATCTGAAGTCGCAGGAGAAGGTTGATCTGTACATTGTTTTGGACGGGCGCGTGGGCTTCGTCAAGCAAGAGGAGCTGCCGCTTACTTTGCCTTTGAACGGCATTGGGATTGTGGGTATCCGTTCGCAAAAGCGGGATATGAATTCGCCGCGGACAACCGAGTACAACGCCACTTTGAGTGTGGGCTTGTACGACGAGGATCCGGGAACCGGAAAAAAACGGAAGTAG
- a CDS encoding DUF2621 domain-containing protein, with translation MFLSSSAPPSGFMWFIMFWVFVLLFFMSVGGYFMFRKFLKVLPMGNDGKSKLDWQNHYVESSRHLWTEESKAFLEILVEPVPTPFRDIARHSIAAQIGQVALEDKATEVTQDHCIKGYILATPKRDYKSLTSFLDKKQIDYTAYKHLLQ, from the coding sequence ATGTTCTTATCCAGTTCCGCCCCGCCTTCGGGGTTTATGTGGTTTATTATGTTTTGGGTGTTTGTGCTGCTGTTCTTCATGTCGGTCGGCGGCTATTTTATGTTCCGTAAATTTTTGAAGGTGCTTCCAATGGGAAATGACGGCAAATCCAAGCTCGACTGGCAAAATCACTATGTCGAGTCATCCCGCCATCTATGGACCGAGGAATCCAAAGCCTTCCTCGAAATACTCGTTGAACCGGTTCCCACGCCGTTCCGCGACATCGCCAGGCACTCCATCGCCGCCCAAATCGGACAAGTGGCCCTGGAGGATAAGGCTACTGAAGTCACGCAGGATCACTGCATCAAGGGTTACATTCTCGCAACGCCGAAACGCGATTACAAGAGCCTGACTTCCTTCCTCGACAAAAAACAAATCGACTACACCGCCTACAAGCATCTGCTTCAGTAA
- a CDS encoding deoxyribonuclease IV: MVKIGSHVSFSDKGLLNAAKEAASYGAGTFMIYTGAPQNTRRKPIESQFIEEGKALMDKHGIGEIIVHAPYIINLGSYKEDTFELGVRFLQEEIRRTDYIGVKQIVLHPGAYTDKDAEFGIARIAQGLNEVLAGVKDTGVNIALETMAGKGTEIGRSFEELAQIIEKVEDNSRLTVCLDTCHVNDAGYDIVNDLDGVLEKFDNVIGLDRIAVVHLNDSKNPVGAGKDRHAPVGAGWIGFNAMNGVVHHEKLKHLPFILETPWIGKLDSSQRPMYEAEIALLGGTVKERFGDVFLSDVERLAHFFSKQELDPRSYVLQTWGVLKTDAKAKKADGREPMERLYDMVVAEGLFPELTEEQINHRLTAWFAGELLFAAV; encoded by the coding sequence ATGGTCAAAATCGGATCGCACGTATCATTTTCAGATAAAGGACTGTTAAATGCTGCGAAAGAAGCTGCTTCATACGGGGCCGGCACGTTTATGATTTATACGGGAGCGCCGCAGAATACGCGCCGCAAGCCGATCGAATCGCAATTTATTGAAGAAGGCAAAGCCCTGATGGACAAGCACGGGATTGGCGAAATTATCGTGCATGCTCCCTATATTATAAACTTAGGGTCGTATAAAGAGGACACATTCGAGCTGGGAGTTCGTTTTCTTCAGGAAGAAATTCGCCGAACGGACTATATAGGCGTGAAGCAGATTGTGCTGCACCCTGGCGCTTACACGGACAAGGATGCTGAATTTGGTATTGCGCGTATCGCTCAAGGGTTGAATGAAGTGCTGGCAGGCGTGAAGGACACGGGTGTGAATATCGCGCTGGAGACGATGGCTGGCAAAGGGACGGAAATCGGCCGCAGCTTCGAGGAGCTGGCGCAGATAATCGAGAAGGTGGAGGACAATAGCCGCCTGACGGTGTGCCTCGATACATGCCACGTGAATGATGCGGGCTACGATATCGTGAACGACCTCGACGGCGTGCTGGAGAAGTTCGACAACGTGATCGGCCTGGACCGTATTGCGGTTGTTCATCTGAACGACAGCAAAAATCCGGTAGGAGCGGGTAAGGACCGCCATGCCCCTGTAGGCGCAGGTTGGATCGGATTCAACGCGATGAACGGCGTGGTTCATCATGAGAAGCTGAAGCACCTGCCTTTTATACTGGAGACTCCTTGGATCGGCAAGCTGGATAGCTCTCAACGCCCGATGTATGAGGCGGAGATCGCCCTGCTTGGCGGAACCGTGAAAGAACGGTTCGGAGATGTGTTTCTCTCGGATGTGGAGAGATTGGCGCACTTTTTCTCGAAGCAGGAGCTGGATCCGAGATCGTACGTGCTCCAGACTTGGGGAGTGCTGAAGACAGATGCCAAAGCCAAGAAAGCGGATGGCCGCGAGCCGATGGAGCGTCTCTATGACATGGTTGTTGCAGAAGGCTTATTCCCTGAGTTAACCGAAGAGCAGATTAATCACCGCTTGACCGCGTGGTTTGCCGGCGAGCTATTGTTTGCCGCCGTGTAA
- the purU gene encoding formyltetrahydrofolate deformylase has protein sequence MVPKISPKSKNADLQNRARMLVSCPDRPGIVAAVSRFLYEHGANIVQSDQYTMDPEGGLFFIRIEFDLDRLDERREQLKVEFAKVAEEFEMKWSITRASRKKRLAIFVSKEDHCLLELLWHWQSGDLDADIAMVISNHNDMRELVESLGIPYHHIPVTPDTKAEAEKRQLELVAGQVDVVILARYMQIISPKFIEYFPNRIINIHHSFLPAFIGGKPYAQAYNRGVKIIGATAHYVTEELDGGPIIEQDVQRVSHRDNVDDLKRIGRHIERTVLARAVDWHVEDRVIVHQNKTVVFS, from the coding sequence ATGGTTCCCAAAATCAGCCCTAAATCAAAAAACGCAGATTTGCAGAATCGCGCACGCATGCTGGTGTCCTGTCCAGACAGGCCGGGTATCGTGGCTGCCGTTTCGCGGTTTTTGTACGAACATGGCGCCAATATCGTTCAATCCGACCAATATACGATGGATCCGGAGGGGGGTCTGTTCTTTATTCGGATCGAATTCGATCTGGACCGTTTGGACGAACGCCGTGAACAGCTCAAAGTCGAATTCGCCAAGGTAGCAGAAGAATTCGAGATGAAATGGAGCATCACACGAGCAAGCCGCAAGAAGCGCCTGGCGATCTTTGTTTCCAAGGAGGACCATTGTCTGCTGGAGCTGCTCTGGCACTGGCAGTCGGGCGATCTTGATGCGGATATTGCGATGGTCATCAGCAATCATAACGACATGCGGGAGCTTGTGGAGTCGCTCGGCATACCGTATCATCATATTCCCGTGACGCCGGACACCAAAGCCGAGGCGGAGAAGCGTCAGCTTGAGCTGGTGGCCGGTCAGGTGGATGTGGTCATACTGGCCCGCTACATGCAGATTATCTCTCCGAAGTTCATCGAGTATTTTCCGAATCGTATCATTAATATTCACCATTCGTTCCTCCCGGCCTTCATCGGCGGTAAACCGTATGCCCAGGCCTATAACCGCGGCGTAAAAATCATTGGTGCTACGGCCCACTATGTCACTGAGGAGCTAGATGGCGGACCGATTATTGAACAGGACGTGCAGAGGGTAAGCCACCGCGATAACGTGGATGACTTGAAGCGTATCGGACGTCATATCGAAAGAACCGTGCTGGCGCGGGCCGTGGATTGGCACGTAGAGGATCGCGTCATTGTACATCAAAATAAAACAGTAGTGTTCAGCTAG
- the nirB gene encoding nitrite reductase large subunit NirB, which yields MKRKLVLVGNGMAGVWCVEHILKLAPQQFDITIFGAEPHPNYNRILLSSVLAGDSSMKDIVLNDWDWYRDNNIAFHAGQAVTKLDTANKQVVSDKGITVAYDELILATGSLPFMLPIPGADKEGVIAFRDIKDCETMMETAKQYKKAVVIGGGLLGLEAARGLLNLNMEVSVVHINNYLMERQLDETASRMLQVELERQGMKFLLEKQTEQIVGKKRVTGVKFKDGSLAEADLVVMAVGIRPNVALAKESGIELNRGIVVNDYLQTNVPNVYAVGECAEHRGVAYGLVAPLYEQGDVLAKKLCGLECEGYQGSVTSTKLKVSGVDVFSGGQYNDEPGTRAIKIQDEFEGIYKKVLVREGKVVGAVMFGDTSDSSRIFKLIRTGEDISGREKEIVLGEGFGGKSGSGGAGVESMSDDEIVCGCNGVTKGAIVKAIQEKGLTSVEEIKACTNASRSCGGCKPLVAGVLNCTLGEDAVTAAKEGVCGCTTLDRDEVVAAIRSMHLTTSKEVMHVLEWNNPEGCSKCRPALNYYLGMAWPVEHAEERESRFVNERNHANIQKDGTYSVIPRIYGGVTSPQELKKIAEVAEKYDVPMVKFTGGQRIDLLGVKKEDLPRMWEDLDMPSGYGYGKALRTVKTCVGSTFCRFGTQDSISMGIELEKRFERLNTPAKVKMAVSGCPRNCAEATIKDFGVVAIDGGWELYIGGNGGVRVRASDLMWKVKTEEEVFEYSAAFMQYYRESAKWNERTSEWVQRVGLDIIREALDTEEKRKALVARIDEALNLMKDPWKEIIETPELRSMFEALPEKEAAAAAE from the coding sequence ATGAAACGTAAGCTGGTGCTTGTAGGCAACGGGATGGCGGGCGTATGGTGTGTGGAGCATATACTAAAGCTGGCTCCCCAGCAGTTCGATATTACGATTTTCGGGGCGGAGCCGCATCCGAATTACAATCGTATTCTACTTTCGTCGGTGCTCGCAGGGGATTCCAGTATGAAGGACATTGTCCTGAATGACTGGGACTGGTATCGGGATAACAACATTGCGTTCCATGCAGGGCAAGCCGTGACGAAGCTAGATACGGCGAACAAGCAGGTCGTTTCCGATAAGGGCATCACTGTGGCTTATGACGAGCTGATCCTTGCAACGGGCTCGCTGCCGTTCATGCTTCCGATTCCAGGGGCGGACAAGGAAGGGGTTATCGCGTTCAGGGATATCAAGGACTGCGAAACGATGATGGAAACGGCCAAGCAGTATAAAAAAGCGGTCGTCATCGGCGGTGGCTTGCTCGGACTGGAAGCGGCGCGGGGCTTACTCAATTTGAACATGGAAGTATCGGTTGTGCACATTAATAATTATTTAATGGAACGCCAGTTGGATGAGACAGCTTCGAGAATGCTGCAGGTCGAGCTGGAGAGGCAGGGAATGAAATTCCTGCTGGAGAAGCAGACGGAACAAATCGTGGGCAAGAAGAGGGTAACCGGAGTCAAGTTTAAGGACGGCAGCTTGGCGGAGGCAGACCTCGTCGTGATGGCGGTTGGGATACGGCCGAACGTCGCGCTGGCGAAAGAAAGCGGCATAGAACTGAATCGTGGAATCGTAGTTAACGATTATCTGCAGACCAATGTTCCGAACGTATATGCGGTCGGGGAATGCGCTGAGCATCGCGGAGTTGCCTACGGGCTCGTGGCCCCGTTGTATGAGCAGGGGGATGTGCTTGCCAAGAAGCTGTGCGGTCTTGAATGCGAAGGTTACCAAGGCTCAGTTACCTCCACCAAGCTCAAGGTATCCGGTGTGGATGTCTTCTCTGGCGGTCAATATAACGATGAGCCGGGAACCCGCGCCATCAAGATTCAAGATGAATTTGAGGGCATCTATAAAAAGGTTTTGGTCCGGGAAGGTAAGGTCGTCGGTGCCGTGATGTTCGGCGATACGAGCGACAGCTCCCGCATCTTCAAGTTGATTCGAACGGGGGAAGATATCAGCGGTCGGGAGAAGGAAATCGTGCTTGGCGAAGGCTTCGGCGGCAAAAGCGGCAGCGGCGGTGCGGGGGTAGAGTCGATGAGCGACGACGAGATCGTCTGCGGCTGTAACGGAGTGACCAAGGGAGCCATTGTCAAGGCGATTCAGGAGAAGGGACTAACCTCTGTTGAGGAGATCAAGGCTTGCACGAATGCCTCGCGTTCCTGTGGCGGATGCAAACCCCTCGTCGCCGGGGTGCTGAATTGCACGCTGGGAGAGGATGCCGTCACCGCGGCAAAAGAAGGGGTTTGCGGATGTACAACGTTGGATCGGGACGAGGTGGTAGCGGCTATTCGCTCGATGCATTTGACAACAAGTAAAGAAGTCATGCATGTGCTTGAATGGAATAATCCGGAAGGCTGCTCCAAGTGTCGTCCTGCGCTAAACTATTACCTCGGCATGGCTTGGCCGGTAGAGCACGCGGAAGAGCGGGAATCTCGTTTCGTCAACGAGCGGAACCACGCGAACATACAGAAGGACGGTACCTACTCCGTCATACCGAGAATTTACGGCGGTGTGACATCACCTCAGGAATTGAAAAAAATTGCCGAAGTAGCGGAAAAATATGACGTGCCGATGGTCAAATTTACAGGCGGTCAGCGGATTGATCTCCTCGGTGTGAAGAAAGAAGATCTGCCGCGGATGTGGGAAGATCTCGATATGCCGTCCGGTTATGGTTACGGCAAGGCGCTTCGTACCGTCAAAACGTGTGTCGGTTCAACTTTCTGCCGGTTCGGGACGCAGGATTCGATCTCAATGGGAATCGAGCTGGAGAAGCGCTTCGAGCGGTTGAACACGCCGGCGAAGGTGAAGATGGCTGTATCCGGTTGCCCACGGAATTGTGCTGAAGCGACGATTAAGGACTTTGGCGTTGTGGCCATCGACGGCGGCTGGGAGCTATACATCGGGGGCAACGGCGGCGTCAGGGTCAGAGCATCCGACCTGATGTGGAAGGTCAAGACCGAAGAGGAAGTGTTCGAATATTCAGCTGCCTTCATGCAGTATTACCGGGAGAGCGCCAAATGGAACGAACGGACGAGCGAATGGGTGCAGCGCGTTGGCCTAGACATCATCCGGGAAGCTCTCGATACGGAAGAGAAGCGAAAGGCGCTTGTGGCCCGCATTGATGAGGCGCTGAATCTGATGAAGGACCCGTGGAAGGAGATCATCGAGACGCCTGAGCTGCGTTCGATGTTCGAAGCACTTCCGGAGAAGGAGGCTGCCGCGGCGGCGGAATAA
- the nirD gene encoding nitrite reductase small subunit NirD has translation MERIMVARASEIPALRSRTVTVGGMEIAIFKLSSGELRAIENRCPHKNGKLSEGIVCDHHVFCPLHDWKINMKDGLVQAPDEGCVTTFSVEVDEEGKVYLLWEKGSLSA, from the coding sequence ATGGAACGTATTATGGTAGCTCGGGCGTCGGAAATTCCGGCGCTGCGATCCAGAACGGTGACGGTAGGCGGAATGGAGATCGCCATTTTCAAACTTTCGAGCGGGGAGCTTCGCGCCATCGAGAACCGATGCCCACACAAGAACGGCAAGCTGTCGGAGGGAATTGTTTGCGATCATCACGTATTTTGTCCACTTCACGACTGGAAGATCAATATGAAGGATGGTTTGGTTCAAGCCCCGGATGAAGGCTGTGTGACTACGTTTTCGGTGGAGGTGGATGAGGAAGGGAAAGTGTATCTGCTTTGGGAGAAAGGAAGTCTGTCCGCGTAG
- the tkt gene encoding transketolase, with protein sequence MTVTNKSIEQLSVDTIRTLSIDAVEKAKSGHPGMPMGSAPMGYELFAKLMKHYPEQPNWINRDRFVLSAGHGSMLLYSLLHLSGYDLSMEELKNFRQWGSKTPGHPEVGHTPGVDATTGPLGQGFGMAVGMAMAEAHLAAVYNRDSYRLIDHYTYAICGDGDLMEGISSESASLAGHLKLGKLIVLYDSNDISLDGELNLSFSENVAQRFEGYGWQVLRVEDGNDLQAIHKAVLEAQADYRPTLIEVKTVIGYGSPNKAGKGGHVGPHGSPLGTDEVALTKKAYGWDDAQHFHVPDEVRKHFEDVKRRNGDVYEGWNAMFAEYAKAYPELAKQFEIAVKGDLPEGWDKDISEAPPAEKGTRTASGIVLNEIAKHVPYLVGGSADLESSTMTHMKDLGVMTAKDYSGQNIYYGVREFGMGAAVNGMLLHGGLKVFGGTFFVFSDYLRPAIRLASIMNVPAIYVFTHDSIGVGEDGPTHEPIEQLAALRVIPGVTVIRPADGSETAAAWRYAVENKSGPVALIFSRQAAQKLEGSEKGAVDRGAYVLADAPGGKPQAQIIATGTEVQLAVAAQKQLAEEGVAVRVISMPSWELFDKQTQEYKDSVILPDVKARLAVEMGHSFGWERYVGDQGDVLGINKFGASAPGPIVIREYGFTVENVVARVKQLL encoded by the coding sequence ATGACGGTAACAAACAAATCGATTGAGCAACTTTCCGTGGACACAATCCGCACCCTTTCCATCGATGCGGTGGAGAAAGCGAAGTCCGGGCATCCCGGCATGCCTATGGGATCCGCCCCAATGGGGTACGAGCTGTTCGCCAAGCTGATGAAGCATTATCCGGAACAGCCGAATTGGATTAACCGCGACCGGTTTGTGCTGTCGGCTGGACACGGTTCCATGCTGCTGTACAGCTTACTGCACCTCAGCGGATACGATCTATCGATGGAAGAGCTGAAAAACTTCCGGCAGTGGGGCAGCAAGACTCCGGGTCACCCGGAGGTGGGGCACACGCCTGGTGTTGATGCGACGACAGGACCGCTTGGACAAGGCTTCGGTATGGCAGTAGGTATGGCCATGGCGGAGGCGCACCTAGCTGCAGTATATAACCGCGATTCTTATCGCTTGATCGACCATTATACTTATGCGATTTGCGGTGACGGTGATCTAATGGAAGGGATTTCTTCGGAGTCCGCATCGCTCGCAGGTCATCTGAAGCTTGGCAAATTGATCGTACTGTACGATTCAAATGATATCTCGCTAGACGGTGAGCTCAATCTATCCTTCTCCGAGAATGTGGCTCAGCGCTTCGAGGGTTACGGCTGGCAGGTGCTTCGCGTGGAGGATGGCAATGATCTTCAGGCGATTCACAAGGCGGTTCTGGAAGCTCAGGCGGATTATCGTCCAACATTGATCGAGGTGAAAACCGTTATCGGTTACGGCAGCCCGAACAAAGCGGGCAAAGGCGGACATGTCGGACCGCACGGCTCTCCGCTGGGTACGGACGAAGTGGCACTGACCAAAAAGGCGTATGGCTGGGACGATGCGCAGCATTTTCACGTACCGGATGAAGTGCGTAAGCACTTTGAAGACGTGAAAAGGCGCAACGGAGATGTCTACGAAGGCTGGAATGCCATGTTTGCGGAATACGCTAAGGCGTATCCTGAGCTTGCGAAGCAGTTCGAAATCGCAGTGAAGGGAGACCTTCCTGAGGGCTGGGATAAAGACATTTCGGAGGCTCCTCCGGCAGAGAAAGGAACCCGGACGGCTTCGGGCATTGTGCTGAACGAGATCGCCAAGCATGTGCCGTATCTTGTCGGCGGATCTGCGGACCTCGAATCGTCTACGATGACGCATATGAAAGACCTCGGCGTGATGACAGCCAAGGACTACAGCGGTCAGAACATTTACTACGGCGTGCGCGAGTTTGGTATGGGCGCGGCGGTGAACGGGATGCTGCTGCACGGCGGCTTGAAAGTATTCGGCGGAACGTTCTTCGTTTTCTCGGATTACCTGCGTCCGGCGATTCGTCTTGCTTCGATCATGAACGTGCCGGCGATCTACGTATTTACGCATGACAGCATCGGTGTCGGCGAAGACGGCCCGACCCATGAACCGATCGAGCAGTTGGCGGCGCTTCGCGTCATTCCGGGTGTGACCGTCATTCGTCCGGCGGACGGCAGCGAAACCGCGGCAGCATGGCGTTATGCGGTAGAGAACAAGAGCGGTCCTGTTGCGCTGATCTTCTCCCGCCAAGCGGCGCAGAAGCTGGAAGGCTCGGAGAAAGGCGCAGTCGATCGCGGGGCATATGTACTCGCCGATGCACCAGGCGGCAAGCCGCAAGCGCAAATCATCGCGACAGGCACGGAAGTGCAGCTGGCTGTTGCGGCTCAGAAGCAGCTCGCCGAAGAAGGCGTCGCTGTACGGGTCATCAGCATGCCTAGCTGGGAGCTGTTCGATAAGCAAACGCAGGAGTACAAGGATTCGGTGATCCTGCCGGATGTGAAGGCTCGTTTGGCTGTGGAAATGGGTCATTCGTTCGGCTGGGAGCGTTACGTCGGCGATCAGGGCGACGTGCTCGGCATCAATAAGTTCGGAGCATCGGCACCGGGTCCGATCGTCATCCGCGAGTACGGATTCACGGTAGAGAACGTAGTTGCCCGCGTAAAGCAGCTTTTGTAA